The stretch of DNA AGTATCTAATGCTGTGTGACTTTTAGCAACAAGGAAGTGGACCAAAGTGAAGCCTGATTAATGCTTTATCATAATTATATTGCTGTCCAGAACCCAGCATGTACTTCCTGTCAACCTTGTTGGGGCAGCTttatactcttttgtgtctgacttcttttgttcaacatattctattatttttaagtgcACTTATAGACAGAAATtacttgtcattttattttgaatttctttgtttttgttgttgttgttgttgtttgtttgtttttgagatagagactcgctctgtcatccgggctggagtgcagtggcacgatctcggctcactgcaacctccgcctcctgggttcaagtgattctcctgcctcagcctcccgagtagctgggactgcaggcatgtgccaccatgcccggctaatttttgtatttttagtaaagacagggtttcgccatgttggccaggctggtctcaaactcctgacctcagatgatccactcgccttggcctcccaaagtgctgggattacaggcgtgagccaccacacccgacctattttgaatttctttgatgGCTAGTGAGGCTGAATGTTTTTCCACATTATTTGTACACAGCCTTTTAGGGTGGTGAATTCTGACCCCACTGCACATGCCTGGGCTCCAAcatagatgaataaaataaaaacttttgggCATGACTTCCGTCCAGACCGGAACCCAAGATGGCTGTGCTCTTGCTGAGACATGTTGGTCATCATTGCCTCCGAGTCCACTTTAGCTCTCAGCTCTGTATCAGAAATGCTGTTCCTTTGGGAACCACGGCCAAAGAAGAGATGGAGCGGTTCTGGAATAAGAATATAGGTTCAAACCGTCCTGTATCTCCCCACATCACTATCTACAGTTGGTCTCTTCCCATGGCGATGTCCATCTGCCACCGTGGCACTGGTATGGCTTTGAGTGCAGGGGTCTCTCTTTTTGCCATGTCGGCCCTGTTACTCCCTGGGAACTTTGAGTCTTATTTGGAACTCGTGAAGTCCCTGTGTCTGGAGCTAGCACTGATCCACACAGCTAAGTTTGCACTCATGTCCCCTCTCATGTATCATAACTGGAATGGGATCCGACACTTGATGTGGGACCTAGGAAAAGGCCTGAAGATTCCCCAGCTATACCAGTCCAGAGTGGTTGTCCCGGTTCTTACTGTGTTGTCCTCTATGGGGCTGGTAGCCATATGAAGAATGGAGGTTCCCAGCATCATCTTCCTACACCTTATTACATTCAtccatctttctgtttttcattcttatctccagcctgggaaaagtTCTCCTTATTTGTTCAGATCCTTTTGTACTTTCAGATCCCCTTGGAGCAGTAGAGTACCTTGTAGACCGTAATAGTGGAAAAGGGTCTAGTTTTCCCCTTGTTTCTAAAGATGCGGTGGCTGCAAAAACTCCCCTTTTTTGCCCACAGCTTGCCAACTCTCGGCCTAGAAGCAGTTATTCTGTCTCCATATTGGGCTTTGATTTGTGCTGAGGGTCAGCTTTTGGCTCCTTCTTCCTGAGACAGTGGAAACAATGCCAACTCTGTGGCTTCTGCCCTGGGGACTGGGGGTGAGGCTTTGGGTGCCACTGCCTGTGGGTTGCTGGCTTAAAGGACAATTCTGTTCATTGGTGAGAACCCAGGCCATTAACACCTACACAGTGTTATTGAAAGAAgagaggtgggggtggaggggaattAGTCTGTCCCAGTTAGAGGGAGATAAAGAGGGCTAGTTAGTTCTTAGAGCAGCTGCTTTTGACACAAGAAGATCTAGAAAAGTATTGAACATATTAatggctatttctttttcttggattTCCAGAAAAGCCTCTTAATTTTGTGCTTTCTCATCGAAGTCATGTGccctttttttctgaaactgaattaaaatactcattaaaaaaaaaaaaaaacctttgggcATAAGGTCTGTGGATCAACACTTTTCTAAAAGCATCCTTGTGTGATTGTAATGTGCATCCGAGGTTGAAAACTatatttaggaaagaaaatggaaggaattATTGAAactctacatttatttttgttttcatttccctgatccCAGTCCCGACTTTCACAGACAatggttattttttatattttctctaccACTTTTCCAGAGAAACAATTCCCTTGCTTTTTTCAAATCAAAGTATAGACAACCTGGTTTTATTTAAACACAAGCTAAAAGTTGttcctaaattttaaaatgtaaatattgtgCCACCTCATAAAATTAATAGTTAACAAAGCCAAAAACAAGCGTAGAAAATCTACATATTCTTTGGGCAAGACAGCCAACAGAACTTCAGACTGAATCAATAGTTGTGACAAATTGCCAGCAATGACAAGGGAAGCTCTAAGTTCTCACCAGCTGTACTGCATCAACATGCTTTCCAAACCATGTGTAACACTACAGAGAGTACCCTTAATATCAAATAATAGGAGAATAATTAGGTGAAGTATAATATAGTCACTTAACAGGACATAATACAGCTGTAAAGGATGATGGCTGTGAATATTAGATAACAATGTGGGAAAATGCTTATAATGTAGTAAGTGAAAAGAGCATACAATAAACATTTTGATGTAGACGATGTTTAAACAAAAGATACTTATAAAAGGAATTAGAAGGAAACGCAATATCATAGTACTGGTCATCTTAGGAGTTGGGGATTTTCCCAAACTTTctgtaattaattattttaaataacaaattggcctggcatggtggctcacgcctgtaatcccagcactttcagaggccaagacagaaggatcacttgaacctaggagttcgagaccagcctagggaacaagACTGAGATctcgtttctaccaaaaaaaatttaaggaataaatttatgtttttaacaaCCCAAATGGCAGAATAAGAGAGTAGCTGTGTGGCATGAGAAGTTAGAGACTTGGGTTTTAATATTCCAGTACAGGATAGGTGAAAGAAATTCCAGAAGTGTAACACCCAATGGGGTTCtacttgcccactgcctagacagagctgatttatcaagacagaggaaTTGCAAGACAGAAAGAGATTAATTCATGCAGAGTCAGCTGtatgggagaccagagttttattactcaaatcagtctccccaaaaaTTTGATGATTggggtttttaaggataatttggtcgGTCCGGGGTTAGAAAGCAGGGAGTGTTGACTGATCAGGTCGAAGATTAAATCACAGAAAGTTGAAGCTGTCCTCtagcactgagtcagttcctgggtgggagcCACAAGACCACATGATCCAGTGTATCCATCTAGGTGGCATCAGCTGGTGCACCTCAACACGggatctgcaaaatatctcaagcactgatctcagGTTTACAACagtgactcctaaaccataatttctaatctcgtggctaatttgttagtcctgcaaaggcagtctagtccccaggcaagaagggggtttattttgggaaagggctgttatcaagTTTGTTTtgaagttaaactataaactaagtttctcccaaagttagctggGCCTACACTAGGAATGAACaagaacagcttggaggttagaagcaagatggggttagttaggtcagatctctttcactatcATAATTgcttcagttataatttttgcaaaaacaGTTTCAGAAGTACATGTTGTATTATAAATGATGTCAAAACATCAGAGCAACTGTGAACAGCTGGGAAACCCAGAGGATGGCAGGTACACTGCTGGATCTTACATCTCTGAAGCTATAGACTGGAGGATGGTGAAAACcagtgatatctttttttttttttttttttttttttgagaaggagttttgctcttgttgcccaggctggagtgcaatggtgccatctcagctcaccacaacctccgcctcccaggttcaagtgattcttctgcctcagcctcccaagtagctggaattacaggcatgcagcaccatgcccagctaattttgtatttttagtagagacaggatttctccgtgttggtcaagctggtctagaactcctgacctcaggtgatacacctgcttcggcctcccaaagtgctgggattacaagcatgagccatcgcgcctggccaacaaTCAGTGATATCTTTTACCAAATGTTCCCAGTAAAAAGGAGAATGAGAACAGTTACGAAGTATACCTTTTTGTAAAGAATATCTCCTTGTAAAGAATCTAAGTCACAGCTGTGGTAATTATGAACACAGTCTGCAAAAGTATGTGCCTCATATTATGTAGCAGGTGCTGATGGTGGCTCAATGGATCAAAAGCCTAGGCTCCCTCTATCTTGTTATTGCTTCAACATCTGTAACATGTTGCCCGTATCCACATAGTTCAAAGTAATTCACTACCATACCCACATTTCAGCcagtaagaaagaaagaggggaaggCAAGGGCATTCCATTTTCCTTTAAGGCACACTACTTCCATTCACATTCTGTTGGCCAGAATTTACTTACATGGCTTCATCTAACTGCGATAACTCATCCtatgctgagtaatattctgttGGCCAGAACTCACTTACATGGCCTCATAAAACTGAAAGGAAAGCCAGAAAATGTAGTTCCTATGCTGAGTAAACCAGTGCCCAGCAAAAAATAATTGGGGTATATAATGTAGAAGAAGGAGAAATTGGATTGGGTACAACCCCAGCAGTCAGTCACTCCCGCATACACTGACAAGCAAGCTATATCTAGCTTTGTATACATGCCTCTGGCCTACAGGAAGCCAAACTGCTCAGTTTGGTATCTGACTCAATTAATCTCTTTAGGGAAAAACATGCAAAATGATTCTTTCATGTACGCTTAGCAAATAGGAGAAGAGGAGGACTATTTTGGAAAATGGAGGAGTCTTGCAAAACTGACATTTAAGGGTAAGACATAACTTTGCCGGGTCCAAGGGAAAACTTCTCCTTTaccctctgaaggttcactgaaaaatcaaccaACAAAAGGCAGATAAATAGGAGAAATAGTATGCAAATCTATTAATGTGCATGGGGGAGAACCACATAAAGATTACCCCAGTCTCCAATGAGGTATAGAAGCTTATACACCATCTTAAGATTACAGAAAGAATAGGGGCTTAGATCATGGCAAAATAGTtatgggaaggggagaagaggaggcctCCCTAGCAAAGGTGGTCTTGTTATATAGATGAAACCTCACAGGTATTATAGCAACgccagagagaatagatggtcaATATTGCTTTCATACCTTTAAAGGTTTCAGGCTCtcagttaatctttcctagatctGACAAGGGAAGGAAGGCCCTCAGAGAAAGCCTGTCTGAACATATTCTCTATAGATGCAAATCCCCGCCCCCCATCCGCCTGCTCCCACAAAAGACAACTTTTCAACTATTCTTGTATTTCCAGTCATTCTGAATAGGTATCTTGAAATACGTCAAGGAAATACACTTTGGAGTGAAATATTTTAGTTTCCTTCAACTTATAAGGATATAGGATTCCCTTGTTCTTCCATACCAGTTTAACTAAAATTAGCATCTAGATAAGTCTGCTTTGTTCTTCCAATCCCATCTGGTTGTACAAAACGAAGTGTATCTCATCAGGAGAAATCAGGGATATCTGTTTGCCTACCTTTGTTAGTATTATAGCAGTAGGGTATGATGGAAAGATCATAGGCTCTGGGGTCAGATTCTTTTCTTTAGAATAACTTCTTTTAAATAACTTCTcgggagctaaatgataaaaacctatgaacacaaagagggaaacaagAGATACTGAGGTCTGCTTGAGGagtaggggaagagagagaggagtagAAAAGAACTATTGGATACCGGGCtcaatacctgagtgatgaaataatatgtgcaATAAACCCCTGTGACACATTTTTACCTGTGTAATCAACCTTCACATGtgcccccaaacctaaaataaaataaaataaaaaagtttttataaaactagaaaacaccAGTAACCTTGAACTACAATATTTGAGGAAGAGCTGCCTGCAGGGAAGTTCAAACAAGAGTGTGGGGAAACACCTACAGACCTCTGTGGCTCAAGATCTCAAATAAATCAGGCAGAGCACAGTTATTCAAAATATGTGGGACaatatgagggggaaaaaaaaaagtaacttgtcTGTTAGGAATCTCCAAGACTCCCCTCAGGTTTGATGACTCCCTAGAATGAAGTGCAAAACTCAGAAAAACAGCTATGGTTAtggtttattacagtgaaaggatacagattaaaatcagctAAGGAAAAAGGCACACAGCTCACAGATCTCAAGGAAAGACTTACTTATGTTATCCATCTATTACAAAGGATATTACAAATGATACAGATGAACGGCCAGGTGGAAGAGATGAACAGAGCATCCCTTCCCATGAAGGTGCTTGGAGCTTCTATGCCCTCTGTGGAtgcaccaccctccaggaacctgtGTTCAGCTATTTGGAAGTCCCCCAAACCCAGTCCTTTCAGGCTTTTTTGAAAGCTTCATGAGGTGGTCATTGTCAACCTAAagggaagaagctgaggcaaaattaatataagtagagagtttatttgaTCCAGGCTTAGGGATTGCAACCCAGGCgcatagattcaagttgccctgaatatacaATCTGATTAGCAGAAGttacaagtggatttttaaacaaaaattgtatttttaatttttataggtacatagtaggtatggATATTTATGCAGTACATGAgctgttttgatacaggcatacaatgtgtaataatcacatcatggagaatgggtactcatcccctcaagcatttgcATTACAAAGAATAtgattcttttggtttttctttctttttcttttcttttttctttctttctttttttttttttttttttttttcaggatcttgctttgttgcccaggctgggagtgcagtggcacaatctcagctcgctgcagccttgacctcccgggctcaagtgatccttccacttcagcctccacagtagctgggactacaggcatgtgccaccacacctggctaattgtgtttattttattttattttactttattttttgagacggagtcttgctgtgtgcccaggctggagtgcagtggcgtgatctgtgctcacttcaagctccacctcccggggtaatgccattcttctgcctcagcctccggagtagctgggactgcaggcacctgccaccatgcccggctaattttttgtatttttaatagagacgggatttcactgtgttagccagaatggtctctatctcctcaccttgtgatctgcccgccccggcctcccaaagttctgggattacaggcttgagccactgcgcccagcctaattttgtttatttttgcagagtcaaggtcttactatgttgcccaggctggtctcaaacctgtgtgctcaagcgattctcctgcctcaccctcctaaagtgctgggattacaggcgtgagctgctgcaacTGGTctatttctttagttatttttaaatgtacaatttttttaaaaaagtacaattattattgactatagtcttattcattgtttattttttatagttaaagaactatttttttaaagttatacccattaaccatccccacctcccccccaTTCCcccactactcttcccagcctctggtaaccatccttgtactctctatctccatgagtggaattgttttgatttttagatcccacaaataaatgagaacgtgtgatgtttgtctttctgtgcatggcttatttcacttagcataatgacctccagttccatccatgttgttgcaaattacaggatctcattcttttttatggctgaatagtattccattgtgtataagtaccatattttctttatttatctgttggtggacatttaggttgcttccaaatgttggctattgtgaacagtgctgcaacaaacatggaagtgcagatatctcttcgatatactgatttcctttcttttgggtatatagtCCTCAGCGAGATTGCTCAAATGTATGATAGCTCAATTTttaggttttattgttttttgtttttggaacaGTCTtgcaccatcttggttcactgcaacctctgcctcccaggctcaagcaattcttctgcttcagcctcctgagtagctgggattatgagcttacttatgcaccaccacacctggcttttttttttttcctttgtatttttagtagagacggggtttcgccatgctggccaggctggtcttgaactcctgaaatgatccgcccatcttggcctaccaaagtgctaggattacaggcatgagccacaacacccagcctcaatttttagttctttgagggaCCTCCAAgatgttttccatagtggttgtactaatttacattcccattaacgGTGTACGAGGGTTcagttttctccacatccttgtcagcatttgtcattgcctgtcttttagataaaagccattttaactggggtgagatgacctctcattgtagttttgatttgcatttctctgataatcaatgatgttgagcaccttttcatatgcctgtttgccatttgtatgttttcttttcagaaatgtctattcaaatattttgaccattttaaaatcagattattggattttttttttcctacagagttgtctgagttccttatatattctggttattaatccctcaTCAGATgggtattttgcaaatattttccccattctatgggttgtcacttcactttgttgattgtttcctttgcggtgcagaagctttttttaacttgatgtgattccatttgtccatttttgctttggctgcctGCACTTgtagggtattactcaagaaattttcgcacagaccaatatcctgcagaatttccccagtgttttcttataGTACTCTGACactttgaggtcttagatttaagtccttaatccattttgatttgatttttgtatgtagtgAAAGACAgggatctagttttatttttctgcatatggatatccagttttcccagcaccatttattgaagagactatcttttccctGGTggatgttcttggcacttttgtcaaaaatgagttcactgtaggtgtgtggatttgcttctgggttctctattctgttccattggtctatgtgtctatttttatgccagtactgtaCCATTTTGGTTATCATAGCTCTGTGTATAATTTGAAGCCATGTAATGtaatttctccattttgttctttatgcttaggaTATCTTTGGCTATTcctttgtggtttcatataaattttaggatagttttctctgtttctgtgaagaatgtcgttggtattttgatagggattgcattgaatctgtagattgcttttggtaatatgcacattttaacaatatcgattcttccaatccaagaatatggaatatctttctattctttggtgtccttcaatttctttcattagtgttttatagttttcagtatagagatctttcactttgtTGGTTAAGCTAATtcataggtatttaattttatgtctggctattgtaaatggaatcgcttgttaatttctttttcagaatgttccctgttggcatataaaaatgctacggatttttgtatgttgattttgtattctgcaactttactgaatttatttatgagTTCTAGTACTTCtttagtggagtctttaggtttttccaaatataaaattatatcatctgcaaacaagaataatttgacttcttcttttgtaatttggatgtcctttctttctttctcttgtctgattgcttgagctaggactttcagtactatgttgaataacagcgGTGAAAGTGCATGTCCTTGTCGTGTTCCAGATCTTCGAGGAAAGTCTTTAATATTTCCCAAATTCAGTATGATACAAGCTGTAGATCTGTCATATTTGGCTTTTATTATtctgaggtatgtttcttctgtCCCCagtttcttgagagtttttatcatgaagggatgttgaattttatcaaatgcttttccagcaTCAACTGAAatcatcatatggtttttgtcctgttgatatgatgtatcacatcaTTTGTCCttctgttgatataatgtatcac from Rhinopithecus roxellana isolate Shanxi Qingling chromosome 12, ASM756505v1, whole genome shotgun sequence encodes:
- the LOC104669001 gene encoding succinate dehydrogenase cytochrome b560 subunit, mitochondrial-like isoform X2; amino-acid sequence: MAVLLLRHVGHHCLRVHFSSQLCIRNWSLPMAMSICHRGTGMALSAGVSLFAMSALLLPGNFESYLELVKSLCLELALIHTAKFALMSPLMYHNWNGIRHLMWDLGKGLKIPQLYQSRVVVPVLTVLSSMGLVAI
- the LOC104669001 gene encoding succinate dehydrogenase cytochrome b560 subunit, mitochondrial-like isoform X3, with product MAVLLLRHVGHHCLRVHFSSQLCIRKSLPMAMSICHRGTGMALSAGVSLFAMSALLLPGNFESYLELVKSLCLELALIHTAKFALMSPLMYHNWNGIRHLMWDLGKGLKIPQLYQSRVVVPVLTVLSSMGLVAI
- the LOC104669001 gene encoding succinate dehydrogenase cytochrome b560 subunit, mitochondrial-like isoform X1, with the protein product MAVLLLRHVGHHCLRVHFSSQLCIRNAVPLGTTAKEEMERFWNKNIGSNRPVSPHITIYSWSLPMAMSICHRGTGMALSAGVSLFAMSALLLPGNFESYLELVKSLCLELALIHTAKFALMSPLMYHNWNGIRHLMWDLGKGLKIPQLYQSRVVVPVLTVLSSMGLVAI